In the genome of Lysobacter sp. BMK333-48F3, the window CCGGTTGCGCCGCATCGTCGTCGACGCGGAAATCGAAGCGGGTGCGGCGCGGCTCGTGCAGCGGCAACTCGACGATCCGGCCGCGCAGCGAGAGTTCGCGCTTCTCCCAGTCCGGCGGCAGTTGCAGGCTCAACGCCCAGGCCGCATGCAGGCCGGCCCAGGCGAAACCGAATACGAACGCGGCCGGCGGACGCCAGCGCGGCGCCCGCCACCACAGCGCGGCGGCCAGGGCCGCCAGCAGCGCGGCGGCGATCCAGGGGCAAACGCGCGGCAGGGCCAGGCCGGCGCCGATGCCGGCCAACAATGCGATCGCTACGCGTTTTCCGAACGGCGGCGTCCTTGCCGCATCGAACATGGCTACACCTCGGCGGCGTCCAGTTGCCGCAGTTTGCCCTCGTGCAGTTCCAGCACGCGGTCCAGGCGCCGCGCCAGGCGGCGGTCGTGGGTCACCAGCACCAGGCTGGTGCCCTGGTCGCGGTTCAGCGCGAGCATCAGCTCGAACACCGTCGCCGCGGTCTTTTCGTCGAGATTGCCGGTCGGCTCGTCGCCGAGCACGCAGGCCGGCCGGTTGACCAGCGCGCGCGCGACCGCGGCGCGCTGGCGCTCGCCGCCGGACAGCTCGCCGGGCTTGTGGTCGAGGCGATGGCCCAGGCCGACCGCTTCGAGCAATTCGCGCGCGCGCTGCTTGGCTTGCGCGGTGGTGGCCGAGCGGCTGCGTCCGTCGAGCAGCACCGGCAGCATCACGTTCTCCAGCGCGGTGAACTCGGGCAACAGGTGATGGAACTGGTAGACGAAGCCCAACGCCTGGTTGCGCAACAGGCCGCGGGCGCGGTCGGACAGCGCGCTCATGCGCTCGCCGGCGACGTAAACCTCGCCCGCGGTCGGCGTGTCGAGGCCGCCGAGCAGGTGCAACAGGGTGCTCTTGCCGGCGCCGGACGCGCCGAGGATGGCCACGGTCTCGCCCTTGCGCACGCTCAGGTCCAGGTCGTGGAACACCGGCGTGCGCAGCTTGCCTTCGGCATAGGTCATCGCCAGGCCCTGGCACTGCAGGACCACGTCGGCGCCGTTGGAATTGGAATGCATCGGCGCCTCACTCATAGCGCAAGGCCTCCGCCGGCGCGGTGCGCGCGGCGCGCCAGGCCGGGTAGATGGTGGCCAGGAAGGCCATCGCCAAAGCCACGCCGGCGATGATCACCACGTCGCTGGTCTGCAGGTCGGTCGGCAGGCCGGTGATGTAGTAGACGTCCTCCGGCAGCAGTTGCACCTTCAGCACACGCTCGATCGCCTTGAGGATGTGCTCCAGGTTGAGGGTCAGGACGATGCCGCCGACCACGCCGAGCACGGTGCCGATGATGCCGATCAGGGTGCCCTGGACGACGAAGATCCGCATCACGCTCATCGGGGTCAGGCCCAGGGTGCGCTGGATGGCGATGTCGGCCTGCTTGTCGGTGACCAGCATGACCTGCGAGGAGACCAGGTTGAACGCGCCCATGGCGATGATCAGCGACAGCAGGATCGCCATCACCGTCTTTTCCATTTTCAGCGCGCGGAACATGTTGGCGTTGTCGCTGCTCCAGTCGCTGACCCGGTACGGGCCGCCCAGGCTCACCGCCAGGTCGCGCGCCACGTTCCAGGCCTGGTCCATGTCGTGCAGTCGCAGGCGCACCCCGGTCACGCCCTCGCCCATCCGCAGCACGCGCTGGACGTCGTGCATGTTGACCACCGCCAGGCCCTTGTCGAACTCGTTGTAGCCGGCCTCGAAGATGCCGCTGACGGTGAAGCGCTTGAGTTGCGGCATCGCGCCCATCGGCGTGCTGCGGCCGTCGGCGGTCATCACCACCACGCTGTCGCCGACCTGCGCGCCCATCCACAGCGCCAGCTCCTTGCCGAGCACGATGTTGAAGCTGCCCGGAGTGAGCGAATCGAGCTTGCCTTCGACCATCTTGTCGGCCAGCACCGAGACCTTGCGCTCCTGGGCCGGATCGACGCCGCGGATGATCGCCGGCTGCTGGCGGGTGGCGGACAACAGCGCTTCCTTCTCGATGTAGGGCGCGGCGCCGGCCACGCGCGGATCGGCCTGGGCCTTGTCCACCGCCAGCCGCCACTCGGTCAACGGCTCGCCGTAGGCGCTGACCGTGGCGTGCGCGGCCATCTGCAGCATGCGATCGCGGATCTCGCGCTGGAACCCGCTCATCACCGCCAGGGTGGTGATCAACGCGGTCACCCCCAGCGCGATGCCGGCGATCGAGGCCAGCGAGATGAAGGAGATGAAGCCGTTGCGGCGCTTGGCGCGCAGATAGCGCAGGCCGATGGCTACTGAGATGGGTTTGAACATCAGGTGCCGGGATTGGGGATGAGGGATTGGTTCGAAACTGGGACTCGGGACTCGGGATTCGGGACTCGTTGAATCAAGCTGCGCGGCAACCTGCTCTTACGAATCCCGAGTCCCGAATCCCGAATCCCGAGTCCCGACTCATGGTGCCACCGATCGCGGCCGAGCCGCAGGCGGTGAGACCGCGGCGGCCAGCCGCAGTTCACGCCGCTGCGCGGACGCCAGGGTGTCGGGCCACCACAGCAGGCGGCCTTGGCGGCCGTCGGCGTCGCGGTAGTCCAGCCGCGCCAGCCAGCCGCGCCAATGCACCTGCCAGTGGCTCAGCGGGCGGCCGTCGAGCCAGGCGCGGCCGCCGCGCAACAGCAGGCGGTGCGGCGGCCGGCGCAGTTCGCGTCGGGCCGAGTGCGCGGCCCAGGCCAGGGCCGCGGCCGACAGCGGCCAGGCCCACGCCGCCGGCAGCTCGCTGCCGAGGCAGGCCGCGGCGGCGGCGGGGCCCAGGACGATCAGGCCGGCCGCGAGCAGGCGCGAGGGGCGCCACGCCAGGCCGTCTTCGCCCTGCCCGTCGCTCGCCGCCGATGCGGCCGGGCCTCGCGCTCCGGGGCCGATCGCGGCGCGGGCGGCCTGCGCCCTGCCCGGCTGGGCCAACGAGTGCGCCGCCGGCGCGCCGCGCTCAGGGCGGCAGCTTGCCGATCGATTCGACGAGTCGCTGCAGTTCGGCATCGCTGGAAGTCTCGTGGCCCATGAACCAGTGCCAGAGCTTATCGTCCTCGGTTTCCAGCAACCGTAGGAAAACGCCGCGCTCGGCGTCGGAAGCTTGCCGCCATGCGCGGTCGAGATAACGGCCGAACAACTGGTCCAGTTCGCGCATGCCGCGTCGGCAGCGCCAGCGCAGGCGGCGCAGTTCCAGTTCGTCGTTCCGTTCGCGTTCGTCGGCGCCGATCTCGTCGTTCATGAGCTCCTCGTTGCGTTCACGGCTTCGCCGGCGCGCTTTCCAGCGCGTCGCACAGGCCGCCGGGGTTACGCTCGCAGTGCGCGGCGGCGTCCTTGGCCAGGGCCGGGTCGTTCTCGACCGCCAGGCGCGCCGCGGTGCGGAAATCCTCCTCCGACGCGCCGCTCGCCATGACATCGCCGAGCTTGTCTTCGATCGAGGTCTCGGCGAAGGCCCGGTGCGCCTGGTACTGCGCTTCGCCGCCGCGCTCGCGAATGCAGTCCGGCACGCCGGGCGTGCCGAGCGCGGCGCGGATGCAGGCCAGTTCGGTGCGGCCGGCGTCGCTACGGAAATAGGCCACGCCCTGCGCC includes:
- the lolD gene encoding lipoprotein-releasing ABC transporter ATP-binding protein LolD, with amino-acid sequence MSEAPMHSNSNGADVVLQCQGLAMTYAEGKLRTPVFHDLDLSVRKGETVAILGASGAGKSTLLHLLGGLDTPTAGEVYVAGERMSALSDRARGLLRNQALGFVYQFHHLLPEFTALENVMLPVLLDGRSRSATTAQAKQRARELLEAVGLGHRLDHKPGELSGGERQRAAVARALVNRPACVLGDEPTGNLDEKTAATVFELMLALNRDQGTSLVLVTHDRRLARRLDRVLELHEGKLRQLDAAEV
- a CDS encoding lipoprotein-releasing ABC transporter permease subunit; this translates as MFKPISVAIGLRYLRAKRRNGFISFISLASIAGIALGVTALITTLAVMSGFQREIRDRMLQMAAHATVSAYGEPLTEWRLAVDKAQADPRVAGAAPYIEKEALLSATRQQPAIIRGVDPAQERKVSVLADKMVEGKLDSLTPGSFNIVLGKELALWMGAQVGDSVVVMTADGRSTPMGAMPQLKRFTVSGIFEAGYNEFDKGLAVVNMHDVQRVLRMGEGVTGVRLRLHDMDQAWNVARDLAVSLGGPYRVSDWSSDNANMFRALKMEKTVMAILLSLIIAMGAFNLVSSQVMLVTDKQADIAIQRTLGLTPMSVMRIFVVQGTLIGIIGTVLGVVGGIVLTLNLEHILKAIERVLKVQLLPEDVYYITGLPTDLQTSDVVIIAGVALAMAFLATIYPAWRAARTAPAEALRYE
- a CDS encoding succinate dehydrogenase assembly factor 2, yielding MNDEIGADERERNDELELRRLRWRCRRGMRELDQLFGRYLDRAWRQASDAERGVFLRLLETEDDKLWHWFMGHETSSDAELQRLVESIGKLPP